Proteins encoded together in one Heliomicrobium gestii window:
- a CDS encoding DnaJ family domain-containing protein, whose protein sequence is MDFVTMMAEEKIREAIQRGELDDLPGKGKPLVMEDLSGIPEDLRAGYMILKNAGILPEELQAQKDMVTLKSLIECCHDEEQRQALKKEYNEKTLRFSLLMEKRKQTHSGPYQFYQDKMLDRFR, encoded by the coding sequence ATGGACTTTGTCACCATGATGGCCGAAGAGAAGATCCGGGAAGCGATCCAGCGGGGGGAACTGGATGATCTGCCAGGCAAAGGCAAACCGCTGGTCATGGAAGACCTCTCGGGCATACCGGAGGATCTCCGCGCCGGATATATGATCCTGAAAAACGCCGGGATCCTTCCCGAGGAGTTGCAGGCGCAAAAGGACATGGTCACCTTAAAAAGCCTGATCGAATGTTGCCACGATGAGGAACAACGACAAGCGCTCAAAAAAGAGTATAACGAGAAGACATTGCGGTTCAGTCTGCTCATGGAAAAGCGCAAACAGACCCATAGCGGCCCCTATCAGTTCTACCAGGATAAAATGTTGGACCGTTTTCGATAG
- a CDS encoding Tex family protein yields MNSQREEGDDSLVADIIAKELALKTAFVTKAIELLDEGNTIPFIARYRKEATGEMDENKLRELAERLNYLRSLAQRKEEVKKSIEEQGKWTEELAKALERSKTLAEVEDIYLPFRPKRKTRASQARERGLEPLARLILAQELRTGTAEAAAAPFVNPEKDVPDAAAALQGALDIIAEETAEDAEVRRWVRAFTARRGALVAKAVDPEATSPYQMYYDYKEPVAKIPPHRVLAINRGEREKLLKVKIDVEWEPIGQHLESRLITRPSIFTERLKETLQDSYKRLLAPAMERELRNELTEKAEEQAMKVFQANLKNLLMQPPIGRRRVLGLDPGFRTGCKWATLTETGSLLEVGVIYPHEPQKRWEEAKRRLRQLVEKDSIDLIAIGNGTASRETEALVAEAIGEMERAVQFIIVSEAGASVYSASPLAGEEFPQFDLSLRSAVSIGRRLQDPLAELVKIEPKALGVGQYQHDMNQKRLEETLGGVVESCVNTVGVDLNRASTSLLRYVAGVSPQVAKNIVAYREEKGPFRKRAELKKVSRLGPQAFVQCAGFVRIPDGDNPLDNTPVHPESYDGALSLLKALGFAPADMGGPRHGELKAALAKVEVAKMAEAIGLGVPTLKDIIDALMKPGRDPREDLPKPRFSSEVLSIDNLKEGMVLQGTVRNVVDFGAFVDIGVKHDGLVHVSQLADKFVRHPMEVVAVGDIVTVAVLSVDRQRERVGLTMRGVPQAGM; encoded by the coding sequence TTGAACAGTCAAAGAGAAGAGGGAGACGATTCGTTGGTTGCCGATATCATCGCCAAAGAGTTGGCGTTAAAGACTGCGTTTGTGACCAAAGCGATTGAACTGTTGGACGAGGGGAACACGATCCCCTTTATCGCCCGCTACCGCAAGGAAGCCACCGGCGAGATGGATGAAAACAAGCTCCGTGAACTGGCCGAACGGCTCAACTACTTGCGATCGCTGGCCCAGCGCAAGGAAGAGGTCAAGAAGAGCATCGAGGAACAGGGGAAGTGGACGGAGGAACTGGCCAAAGCGCTGGAGCGCTCCAAAACCCTGGCCGAGGTGGAGGACATCTACCTGCCGTTCCGGCCCAAACGGAAGACCCGGGCCAGCCAGGCGCGGGAGCGGGGCCTCGAACCGTTGGCCCGCCTGATCCTGGCGCAGGAGCTGCGGACAGGAACGGCGGAAGCGGCGGCAGCGCCCTTCGTCAACCCGGAAAAGGATGTTCCTGATGCGGCAGCGGCATTGCAGGGCGCTCTCGACATCATCGCCGAGGAAACCGCCGAAGACGCCGAGGTGCGCCGCTGGGTGCGCGCCTTCACCGCCCGGCGGGGCGCCCTGGTCGCCAAAGCCGTCGACCCGGAAGCCACATCGCCCTACCAGATGTATTACGACTACAAGGAGCCTGTCGCCAAGATCCCGCCTCACCGTGTCCTGGCCATCAACCGCGGTGAGCGGGAAAAGCTCCTCAAGGTCAAGATCGACGTGGAGTGGGAGCCGATCGGTCAACACCTGGAGAGTCGCCTTATCACCCGTCCTTCGATTTTCACGGAACGGCTCAAGGAGACCCTGCAAGACAGCTATAAGCGCCTCCTCGCGCCGGCCATGGAGCGGGAACTGCGCAACGAACTGACGGAAAAAGCGGAAGAGCAGGCCATGAAGGTCTTCCAGGCCAACCTGAAAAACCTGCTTATGCAGCCGCCCATCGGCCGACGTCGCGTGCTCGGATTGGATCCCGGCTTTCGCACCGGCTGCAAGTGGGCGACCCTCACCGAGACGGGCAGCCTGCTGGAGGTCGGCGTCATCTACCCCCATGAACCGCAGAAGCGATGGGAGGAGGCCAAGAGGCGCCTCCGCCAGCTCGTGGAGAAAGACAGCATAGATCTGATCGCCATCGGCAACGGCACAGCCAGCCGTGAGACGGAGGCGCTGGTGGCCGAGGCGATCGGCGAGATGGAGCGAGCCGTCCAGTTCATCATCGTCAGCGAAGCCGGCGCTTCCGTTTATTCGGCGTCTCCCTTGGCCGGCGAGGAGTTTCCCCAGTTCGATCTGTCCTTGCGCAGCGCCGTCTCCATCGGTCGTCGTCTCCAGGATCCCCTGGCGGAGTTAGTCAAGATCGAGCCGAAAGCCCTTGGCGTCGGCCAGTACCAGCATGACATGAACCAAAAGCGCCTCGAAGAGACGCTGGGCGGCGTCGTTGAGTCCTGCGTCAACACCGTCGGCGTCGACCTGAATAGGGCGTCAACGTCGCTGCTCCGCTATGTGGCCGGCGTTTCGCCCCAGGTGGCCAAGAACATCGTCGCCTACCGCGAGGAAAAGGGTCCTTTTCGCAAACGGGCGGAACTGAAAAAGGTGAGCCGCCTCGGCCCGCAGGCTTTCGTCCAGTGCGCCGGATTCGTGCGCATCCCTGATGGGGACAACCCCCTCGACAACACGCCTGTCCACCCTGAGTCCTATGACGGCGCGTTGAGCCTTTTGAAAGCCCTCGGCTTCGCTCCCGCCGATATGGGAGGACCTCGCCACGGCGAGTTGAAGGCGGCGCTGGCGAAGGTGGAGGTGGCGAAGATGGCCGAAGCGATCGGCCTCGGCGTGCCCACCTTGAAGGACATCATCGACGCCCTGATGAAGCCTGGTCGCGACCCGCGGGAGGATCTGCCCAAGCCGCGCTTTTCTTCAGAGGTGCTCTCCATCGACAACCTGAAGGAAGGAATGGTCTTGCAGGGAACCGTTCGCAATGTCGTCGATTTCGGCGCTTTCGTCGACATCGGCGTCAAGCACGATGGCCTTGTCCATGTGTCCCAACTGGCCGACAAGTTTGTCCGCCATCCCATGGAGGTCGTCGCTGTCGGAGACATCGTCACCGTGGCCGTTCTCTCGGTGGATCGTCAGCGGGAGCGGGTCGGACTGACCATGCGGGGCGTACCGCAAGCAGGTATGTGA
- a CDS encoding GNAT family N-acetyltransferase yields MVQRSSTIPPILPNPSNSSIPSIGRNLPQVSVETATGADIPAMASLLDELFRLEKDFVPDRDKQVRGLAMILAHPDRGRLLVLKEAGIVTGMANLLFSVSTAEGGPVILLEDFIIAGAARGKGYGRYLMEQIFHMAQAEGFLRITVLVDGDNEGAHPFYQRLGYGRSNMICYRRHWG; encoded by the coding sequence ATGGTTCAACGGAGTTCGACCATCCCGCCAATCTTGCCAAACCCGTCAAACTCGTCAATCCCGTCCATCGGGAGAAACCTGCCGCAGGTTTCCGTGGAGACCGCCACAGGGGCCGACATTCCGGCCATGGCATCGTTGCTCGACGAACTGTTCCGCCTGGAAAAGGACTTCGTCCCTGATCGGGACAAACAGGTGCGAGGGTTGGCGATGATCCTGGCCCACCCTGACCGGGGCCGTCTGTTGGTGCTGAAAGAGGCGGGAATCGTCACCGGCATGGCCAATCTGCTCTTTTCCGTCAGCACCGCCGAAGGCGGCCCGGTGATCCTGCTGGAGGACTTCATCATCGCCGGCGCAGCGCGGGGGAAGGGATATGGCCGTTATCTGATGGAGCAGATCTTCCACATGGCCCAGGCGGAGGGGTTTTTGCGCATCACCGTCTTAGTTGATGGCGATAACGAAGGAGCCCATCCTTTTTATCAACGCCTCGGCTATGGCCGCTCGAACATGATCTGTTACCGGCGTCATTGGGGCTGA
- the gmd gene encoding GDP-mannose 4,6-dehydratase, giving the protein MSKTALITGITGQDGAYLAEFLLNKGYRVHGVKRRSSLCNTDRIDHLYEASQHKDHFILHYGDLTDTANLIRLIKEIQPDELYNLAAQSHVKVSFDSPEYTANANALGPLRLLEAIRILHLEQKTRMYQASTSELYGLVQEIPQKETTPFYPRSPYAVSKLYAYWITVNYREAYNLFACNGILFNHESPIRGETFVTRKITRAVARVKLGLQKQVRLGNIDALRDWGHAKDYVEAQWLILQQDRPDDYVIATGEQHSVREFVERAFAEVGIGIEWRGQGMEEEGFDANTGRCLVAVDPIHYRPTEVETLLGDPAKAKNKLGWSPKISFRELVAEMVREDLRSAQRELLCEQKGFPVKRGFEV; this is encoded by the coding sequence ATGAGTAAAACGGCGCTGATCACAGGGATTACAGGACAGGATGGAGCCTATCTCGCTGAGTTTTTGCTGAACAAAGGGTACAGGGTTCACGGAGTCAAGCGGCGGTCATCTCTGTGTAACACCGATCGGATTGATCATCTGTATGAAGCGTCCCAGCACAAGGATCATTTTATCCTACATTATGGGGACTTGACAGATACGGCGAACCTTATCCGGTTGATCAAGGAAATCCAGCCTGACGAGTTATACAACTTGGCAGCCCAAAGCCATGTGAAAGTATCTTTCGATTCCCCGGAATACACGGCCAATGCCAACGCGCTCGGCCCTCTGCGATTGCTCGAAGCCATTCGCATCCTGCATCTTGAACAAAAGACGAGGATGTATCAGGCCTCCACCAGTGAACTGTATGGCCTGGTTCAAGAAATACCTCAAAAGGAAACAACCCCCTTTTACCCCCGTTCGCCCTATGCCGTATCCAAATTGTATGCCTATTGGATCACCGTCAATTACCGTGAAGCGTACAACCTCTTCGCCTGCAATGGCATCCTGTTTAACCATGAGTCCCCCATCCGGGGAGAAACCTTTGTCACCCGCAAGATCACCCGGGCTGTCGCGCGAGTGAAGCTGGGGTTGCAAAAACAGGTGCGTCTTGGAAACATCGACGCGCTGCGTGATTGGGGACATGCCAAGGACTATGTGGAAGCCCAATGGCTGATCCTTCAACAGGACCGCCCCGATGACTATGTGATCGCGACGGGTGAGCAACACAGTGTGCGCGAGTTCGTCGAAAGGGCCTTTGCGGAAGTCGGCATCGGGATCGAATGGCGCGGTCAGGGGATGGAGGAAGAGGGATTTGACGCAAACACCGGTCGTTGTCTCGTGGCGGTTGATCCGATCCATTACCGTCCCACGGAGGTAGAAACGCTATTGGGCGACCCCGCTAAAGCAAAAAACAAGCTCGGGTGGTCACCGAAGATCTCTTTCCGAGAGTTGGTTGCCGAGATGGTTCGAGAAGACCTGCGCAGCGCGCAACGGGAACTCTTATGTGAACAAAAGGGCTTTCCTGTAAAGAGAGGATTTGAGGTGTAG
- a CDS encoding HAD family hydrolase produces MAAYDLILFDLDGTLTDPKEGITKSVQYALAKHGIHVEDRGSLIPFIGPPLLDSFRHFYGFDEGQARQAVADYREYFAVTGMYENAVFPGIPALFEDLTAAGKQLAVATSKPTVFAKQILSHFGLDGYFTHIVGSNLDGTRCVKGEVVAAALELFPEVDRRCVIMVGDREHDIIGAKANGIASLAVAYGYGSLEELEAAGADQIAGSIDAIAPLLAYPVLQSILPSGEGQVVIGTVPAPFAFAVLSARVLADAVDGANGEIAKAQGGDADIRIIPRHRADTVSFEVNVSADRCQPLWPVVAEALSRLHADLPAIKREAERLERSCRK; encoded by the coding sequence ATGGCGGCCTATGATTTGATTTTATTCGACCTGGACGGCACCTTGACCGACCCCAAGGAAGGCATCACCAAATCGGTCCAATATGCATTGGCGAAGCACGGCATCCATGTAGAGGATCGGGGCAGCCTGATTCCCTTCATCGGGCCGCCGCTCCTGGACTCCTTCCGGCACTTCTATGGGTTTGACGAAGGGCAAGCGCGTCAGGCGGTGGCTGACTACCGGGAGTACTTCGCGGTGACAGGGATGTATGAAAACGCTGTTTTTCCAGGCATCCCGGCTCTCTTCGAAGATCTGACCGCTGCGGGAAAGCAACTCGCTGTCGCCACGTCAAAGCCGACCGTCTTTGCCAAACAAATCCTGAGCCATTTCGGTCTTGACGGTTATTTCACCCACATCGTTGGCAGCAACCTGGACGGTACCCGTTGTGTCAAAGGCGAGGTGGTCGCGGCGGCCTTGGAACTGTTCCCGGAAGTTGACCGCCGGTGTGTCATTATGGTGGGCGACAGAGAGCATGACATCATCGGCGCGAAGGCGAACGGGATCGCTTCGCTGGCCGTTGCCTACGGCTATGGCTCCCTGGAGGAGTTGGAGGCGGCCGGCGCCGATCAGATCGCCGGCTCGATCGATGCGATCGCGCCGTTGCTGGCATACCCGGTCCTCCAGTCGATCCTTCCCTCTGGGGAAGGGCAGGTCGTCATCGGCACCGTTCCGGCGCCCTTTGCCTTCGCCGTGCTCAGCGCCCGTGTGCTGGCTGACGCGGTGGATGGGGCCAACGGCGAGATCGCCAAAGCGCAGGGAGGCGACGCGGACATTCGCATCATCCCCCGTCATAGGGCTGATACGGTCTCCTTTGAAGTGAATGTATCGGCCGATCGTTGTCAGCCCCTATGGCCGGTCGTTGCCGAAGCATTGAGCCGACTCCATGCTGATTTGCCGGCCATCAAAAGAGAGGCGGAGCGGTTGGAGCGTTCCTGCCGAAAATGA
- a CDS encoding Asp23/Gls24 family envelope stress response protein yields MHVYALVGSSGTGKSHRAIRLAAELHCQVIIDDGLIIEENRILAGTTAKRSTTRLGAIKTALFQEEEHRDQAREALLRCSPKGILILGTSEGMVEKIAARLELPAPEKIVYIEDIASSNEIRKARYNRAHHGRHVVPAPALEVTRNWTDALINPVKVFFQKKGSERKTWAEQSVVRPTFTSLGNLSISSPAIIAGISHQVQDIPGVADVGSISITHGDDGVTVRLPITALYRQPLHILGRKVQRLAFDILETMGISVLAVDVTIEKLLIK; encoded by the coding sequence ATGCACGTATACGCCCTGGTGGGTTCCAGCGGCACCGGCAAAAGCCACCGGGCCATCCGCCTTGCCGCCGAACTTCACTGCCAGGTGATCATCGATGACGGCTTGATTATTGAAGAAAACCGCATCCTGGCCGGCACGACGGCCAAACGGTCAACGACCCGCCTGGGGGCGATCAAGACGGCCCTGTTTCAGGAGGAAGAACACCGGGATCAGGCGCGCGAGGCTCTGTTGCGCTGTTCGCCGAAGGGCATTTTGATCCTGGGCACCTCTGAGGGGATGGTTGAAAAAATCGCCGCGCGCCTTGAGCTGCCGGCGCCGGAAAAAATCGTCTACATCGAGGACATCGCTTCCTCCAATGAGATTCGGAAAGCCCGTTACAACCGCGCTCACCATGGCCGCCATGTCGTGCCCGCGCCTGCCCTGGAAGTCACCCGGAACTGGACAGACGCCCTGATCAACCCTGTCAAAGTCTTTTTTCAAAAAAAGGGGTCTGAGCGCAAAACATGGGCGGAGCAGTCGGTCGTCCGTCCCACCTTCACCTCACTGGGCAACCTGTCCATCTCCAGCCCAGCCATCATCGCCGGGATCTCTCACCAGGTCCAGGATATCCCCGGTGTAGCCGATGTGGGCAGCATCAGCATCACCCATGGCGATGACGGCGTCACCGTTCGCCTCCCCATCACCGCCCTCTACCGGCAACCCCTTCATATCCTGGGGCGCAAGGTGCAGCGCCTGGCTTTTGACATTCTGGAAACGATGGGCATCTCTGTGTTGGCCGTTGATGTGACCATCGAGAAGCTGCTGATCAAATAA
- a CDS encoding heavy metal translocating P-type ATPase: MARLIHRLQGRVRLHVDGVKRNERLAAVLEHQLALLEGIRKVEVGRNTGNILVLFDERRLPFATLEKAISALQQKSPEALKALLPTESQSSPCATGVCRRKEPEELPLRPQLYKSLATGAVLAWVGLKRLFWGPSALSTNKTVLNVAAATTIVAGYPILRHGLQGLMGKKINNDLLIGMATLVSLLFRESVTGLVVVFLVNLSELFQTFTLERSRKAISELLSNKDEKAWVLRDGQEVEVPVESLLAGDVVVVQTGAKIPVDGHVLFGQAAVNQAAITGESLPEYKNLGDEVFAGTVVESGLLRIEAKKVGDETALARIIHLVENAESHRAPIQNFADRFSERFVPFSFLLALTVFALTRDIRRAMSMLIIACPCAVGLATPTAVSAAMGNGARRGILIKGGSYLEEAGQVDVVLFDKTGTLTEGRPRVSRIISLHEDYGPEEVLALAASGELHTNHPLASAVVEKAREMELVVPEHSDDEVVIGHGVRVLIDGIPLLVGSGHWMDDEGIERDHAALEAERMQYLGETVLYVARDHTLIGLIGVVDKLRKHALEAIDMLQTEGIEQVALLSGDHPDAVTAVARRLGIENIHGSLMPEDKVTILRQYQEQGYRVAMVGEGVNDSPALAAADVGIAMGTAGADAAIETASVVISGDDPLKVAHLVHLSQRTMEVIRQNFAFAVGVNSLGILLGALNWISPLTGALLHNLSTLGVVLNSGRLLVYPLDEKEPKSKRKKAG, encoded by the coding sequence ATGGCGCGCTTGATCCATCGCTTACAGGGAAGGGTGCGCCTCCATGTCGACGGGGTCAAACGAAATGAAAGGCTCGCCGCCGTGCTGGAACACCAACTGGCCTTGCTTGAGGGCATTCGAAAAGTAGAAGTCGGTCGAAATACGGGAAATATCCTCGTCCTTTTTGATGAGCGGCGCTTGCCTTTCGCCACCCTGGAAAAGGCGATCTCGGCGCTTCAACAAAAATCGCCCGAAGCGTTGAAGGCGCTTCTCCCCACTGAGAGTCAATCGTCCCCTTGCGCCACAGGCGTTTGTCGCCGGAAGGAGCCCGAGGAACTGCCGCTGCGGCCGCAGCTTTACAAGTCTCTTGCCACAGGCGCCGTGCTGGCCTGGGTTGGCTTGAAGCGGCTTTTCTGGGGTCCCTCGGCGTTGTCGACGAACAAAACCGTGCTGAATGTGGCGGCGGCCACGACGATCGTCGCCGGCTACCCCATCTTGCGCCATGGCTTGCAGGGCTTGATGGGCAAGAAGATCAACAACGACTTGCTCATCGGCATGGCCACGCTCGTATCCCTGCTGTTTCGGGAAAGCGTGACCGGACTGGTCGTGGTGTTTCTGGTCAACCTCTCGGAACTGTTTCAGACATTCACCTTGGAACGCTCCCGCAAGGCGATCTCGGAACTCTTAAGCAACAAAGACGAGAAAGCCTGGGTGCTCCGCGACGGCCAGGAAGTGGAGGTTCCCGTTGAGAGCCTCCTTGCCGGCGATGTCGTCGTCGTGCAAACAGGCGCCAAGATCCCTGTCGATGGCCATGTCCTCTTCGGACAAGCCGCTGTCAACCAGGCCGCCATCACCGGCGAGTCCCTTCCGGAATACAAAAACCTCGGCGATGAGGTCTTCGCCGGTACGGTGGTGGAATCAGGCCTTCTGCGGATCGAAGCGAAAAAAGTCGGCGATGAGACGGCCCTGGCGCGGATCATTCATCTAGTCGAGAACGCCGAAAGCCACCGGGCGCCGATTCAAAACTTTGCCGACCGCTTTTCGGAGCGCTTTGTCCCCTTCTCTTTCCTGCTCGCCCTGACGGTGTTTGCGCTGACCCGCGATATCCGCCGGGCCATGTCCATGCTGATCATCGCCTGTCCCTGCGCCGTCGGGTTGGCGACGCCGACCGCCGTGAGCGCCGCCATGGGCAATGGCGCGCGCAGAGGCATCCTGATCAAGGGCGGCTCATACCTGGAAGAGGCGGGCCAGGTCGATGTGGTGCTCTTCGACAAGACGGGAACCTTGACCGAAGGTCGCCCCCGCGTCAGCCGCATCATTTCGCTCCATGAGGACTACGGCCCAGAAGAAGTGCTCGCCCTGGCTGCATCGGGAGAATTGCACACCAACCACCCCCTGGCCAGCGCTGTAGTCGAGAAAGCCCGGGAAATGGAACTGGTGGTGCCAGAACACTCCGATGACGAGGTGGTGATCGGTCACGGTGTTCGGGTGCTGATCGACGGGATTCCCCTGTTGGTGGGCAGCGGTCACTGGATGGATGACGAAGGCATCGAGCGCGACCATGCCGCCCTGGAAGCGGAGCGCATGCAGTACCTCGGGGAAACGGTGTTGTATGTGGCGCGCGATCACACCCTCATCGGGCTGATCGGCGTCGTGGACAAGCTGCGCAAACATGCCCTGGAAGCGATCGATATGCTCCAGACAGAGGGGATCGAACAGGTGGCCTTGTTGAGCGGCGACCACCCTGACGCCGTTACCGCCGTCGCGCGCCGCCTGGGCATCGAGAACATCCATGGCAGCTTGATGCCGGAAGACAAGGTGACCATCCTCCGGCAGTATCAAGAGCAGGGATACCGCGTCGCCATGGTGGGAGAAGGGGTCAACGACTCGCCCGCCTTGGCCGCCGCCGATGTAGGGATCGCCATGGGAACGGCCGGCGCCGATGCCGCCATCGAAACAGCGTCTGTGGTCATCTCCGGCGATGATCCCCTGAAAGTGGCCCACCTGGTCCATCTGAGCCAGCGCACCATGGAGGTGATCCGGCAGAACTTTGCCTTTGCCGTCGGTGTCAATTCCTTGGGCATCCTTCTCGGGGCGTTGAACTGGATCTCCCCCTTGACGGGCGCCTTGCTGCACAATCTCAGCACCCTGGGCGTTGTCCTCAATTCCGGACGATTGCTGGTGTATCCGCTGGACGAGAAGGAGCCAAAATCGAAGCGGAAAAAGGCGGGATGA
- a CDS encoding GDP-L-fucose synthase family protein has product MDRNDRIFVAGHRGLVGSAIVRKLRSLGYERLILQNRSDLDLRDQKAVKQFFAQERPDYVIVAAAKVGGIYANNSFPAEFIYDNLMIQTNVIHHAYESGVNKLLFLGSSCIYPKYAPQPMAESCLLTGALEPTNEPYAVAKIAGIKLCESYNRQYGTNFIVAMPTNLYGPNDCFDLQSAHVLPALIRKFHEGKQQNASEVPVWGTGRVRREFLHVDDLGEACVFLLHHFDAQPHSAIINVGTGTDVTIAELAEMIAATCGFRGKVVFDSRMPDGTPQKLLDVSKINGLGWKARIPLEQGIQQTYEWYRQAVKKT; this is encoded by the coding sequence ATGGACAGGAACGATCGGATTTTCGTCGCGGGCCATCGCGGACTCGTCGGTTCGGCCATCGTGCGCAAGTTGCGCTCCCTGGGCTATGAGCGGTTAATCCTGCAGAACCGTTCCGATCTGGACCTGCGGGACCAAAAAGCCGTCAAACAGTTCTTCGCCCAAGAACGGCCCGACTATGTGATCGTCGCCGCTGCGAAAGTAGGCGGGATTTATGCGAACAACAGCTTTCCTGCCGAATTCATCTATGACAACCTGATGATTCAGACCAATGTGATTCACCATGCCTACGAATCAGGGGTAAATAAACTGCTGTTTCTGGGCAGTTCCTGCATCTACCCAAAATATGCGCCACAACCGATGGCAGAATCATGCCTGTTGACGGGCGCCCTTGAACCGACAAATGAGCCCTACGCGGTGGCAAAAATCGCGGGAATTAAGCTGTGTGAATCCTATAACCGGCAGTATGGAACGAATTTCATCGTCGCCATGCCGACAAACCTCTATGGTCCCAATGATTGTTTCGATCTGCAATCGGCCCACGTGTTGCCGGCATTGATCCGCAAGTTCCATGAGGGGAAGCAGCAGAACGCCTCTGAGGTGCCGGTTTGGGGAACGGGGCGGGTTCGAAGAGAGTTTCTCCATGTCGATGACCTGGGAGAGGCCTGCGTCTTTTTATTGCATCATTTTGACGCGCAGCCGCACAGCGCCATCATCAATGTGGGCACCGGCACTGATGTGACGATTGCGGAGTTGGCTGAGATGATTGCCGCAACATGCGGGTTTAGAGGGAAGGTTGTCTTCGATAGTCGCATGCCCGACGGAACCCCTCAAAAACTTTTGGATGTGTCGAAAATCAACGGCCTCGGTTGGAAGGCTCGGATCCCCTTGGAACAAGGAATACAACAAACCTACGAATGGTACAGGCAAGCCGTCAAGAAGACGTGA
- a CDS encoding THUMP domain-containing class I SAM-dependent RNA methyltransferase, giving the protein MAKMELIATAAFGLEAVVARELRDLGYDDQMVEDGRVIFRGDESAICRANLWLRSADRVLVKVGSFPATTFEELFQGTKALPWHDWLPENAEFPVEGKSVRSKLFSISDCQAIAKKAIVEKMKEKYKRSWFDENGPRYTIEVALLKDVATLTLDTSGAGLHKRGYRDLVGQAPLKETLAAAMIQLSYWRHDRVLHDPFCGTGTIPIEAAMIGLNLAPGRHRAFAAEQWGQLPASLWQQAREEADSVAATDRELRITGTDIDEEALSLARHHARKAGVDAAVHLQRQPMSETRSRYKYGHLICNPPYGERLGEQQEVERLYREMGKVFSGLDTWSFYVLTSHPGFEALFGRKANKKRKLYNGRIQCNYYQFYGPKPPRRDERAEGAGDEA; this is encoded by the coding sequence ATGGCAAAAATGGAACTCATCGCGACTGCCGCCTTCGGTCTAGAGGCGGTCGTCGCCCGGGAACTGCGGGACTTGGGATATGACGACCAGATGGTCGAAGACGGACGGGTGATCTTTCGCGGCGACGAGAGCGCCATCTGCCGGGCGAACCTCTGGCTGCGCTCGGCCGACCGGGTGCTGGTGAAGGTCGGCTCCTTTCCGGCGACCACCTTCGAAGAACTGTTTCAAGGGACGAAGGCCTTGCCCTGGCACGATTGGCTGCCGGAGAACGCCGAGTTTCCCGTCGAGGGAAAATCGGTCCGTTCCAAACTGTTCAGCATCTCCGACTGCCAGGCCATCGCCAAAAAGGCCATCGTCGAAAAAATGAAGGAAAAGTATAAGCGCTCCTGGTTTGACGAAAACGGGCCTCGCTACACCATTGAGGTGGCCCTCTTGAAGGATGTGGCCACCCTGACCCTTGACACCAGCGGCGCCGGACTGCACAAGCGGGGATACCGCGATCTGGTGGGACAGGCCCCCTTGAAAGAGACGCTGGCGGCGGCGATGATCCAACTCAGTTACTGGCGCCATGACCGGGTGCTGCACGATCCCTTCTGCGGCACCGGCACGATCCCCATTGAGGCGGCCATGATCGGCCTCAACCTGGCGCCGGGGCGGCACCGCGCCTTTGCCGCCGAGCAGTGGGGACAACTCCCGGCGTCTCTCTGGCAACAGGCCCGCGAGGAGGCTGACAGCGTGGCTGCAACCGACCGGGAACTGCGCATCACCGGAACGGACATCGACGAAGAGGCCCTCAGCCTGGCTCGCCACCATGCCCGCAAGGCCGGTGTGGACGCCGCCGTCCACCTGCAGCGCCAGCCCATGTCGGAGACTCGCTCCCGCTACAAATACGGCCACTTGATCTGCAACCCGCCCTATGGCGAGCGACTGGGAGAGCAGCAGGAGGTGGAGCGCCTCTACCGGGAGATGGGCAAGGTCTTTTCCGGCTTGGACACATGGTCCTTCTATGTGCTCACCTCCCATCCGGGCTTTGAAGCGCTCTTCGGACGCAAGGCCAACAAGAAGCGAAAGCTCTACAACGGACGCATCCAGTGCAACTACTACCAGTTTTACGGTCCCAAGCCGCCCCGTCGCGATGAACGGGCGGAAGGAGCAGGCGACGAGGCGTAG